TCTCTTCTAATGTGCTAATTATTAAACTATAACTGTGAAAAGGATACTTTTCTTGAATTtgatatcttttattttctaaaataaattagaaaatataaaaattttaatgtgaaTATCAGCTTTTGAATTTGGTTGGTTAATGGAAAAAAAACATGCAAAACAACCAAATTAATATATCaacgttaaaaatttaaatacattttaacatCAACTCAATCTTACATTATTACTGTTGCggtaatttagaatttaaatatacttaaaaGCACATTAAAGCTTCTAtggtatattaaaaaaacacataagttgtcaattgaattttagttttgttgGTATCGGTATTGTCGTTAATGCATGATAACATGAATTCAAGTGTGTTAAAGcgtattattttttcatttaatggTTGAAAGGGGCTATGAGTAATTTTGGTCTCGGAATCATAATACTACATTCATAtgaagaaaagtaaataaataacaatttctCCTTTCTACTTCACAAAATTGACTCCaccttaatttattaaaactgatcttcatttttttttgaaaattaaagttaatttcaaAACCAATGATTTAACAATGTGAGATTAGCTTATTAAATATTACaacaaactttaataaaatagagTAGAGTGGAGGACTAGcttcttaaattttatcaaataaagagttgaaatttataattagacCTAGATCGGTAAGTGAGATATCTCTATTGGTAATGAGGGGTAATTAATATGTATCATTACCTTACATATTAGTACttgagttaaaataaaattttacaatcttctaaaaatatttacaaataatttaattttataaaaataaataaataacaaaagcACATGGCTGCTACGTCTAATTTGGAGTTTttggacaaaataaaaaactatgcTACGAAATTAAGTCGTTTCATAGTACTTTCAAACACAATTTTAGTTAAACAACACTCGAAGTGTTTCGTACTATGAGAATTATAAAGTCAAACATATGTTTTTGAGTTAAAATTAGAGTGTTCATCGCGAATGCTTCTAAAGAGGTAAACGGTCATGAAATGTATTTTACATTTATAAACGAAGTGAATCTCCGACCTCATGATTAAAAGATGAGACGAGCAATCGCCACACCTTATCTtataactattaattttaaacatttgatattttcttttttgttttacaaTTCACATTCAAGGTTCATATTGTCCCTTCTAATAATATCATCTCTAAATTCAAAATGCGaggtaattaattataaagatataaacttaatacataacataaaaaataaccattatataaattattaatattagaaatcCTATTACATGtgtatatgtgtgaaaattatGGACTTAGAACATAGtcgtgtgtttaaaaataacatacaacaaataatgaaatgtaaggtttgaaattaataataacatcacatatgcaatatgtacgaaattaaaataaaaataatttaacttatgagtaaaagaaaacttaaataggcaaataaatcatattaaaaatattaaatgcattCCAGTTGTTTATTAAGATATTGTCAAAAgagatcaaattatttttataaataatatttctcttaaattttgaatataaaataatgttcataataaattattaatatgaaataattataattaataataatttcattatcaaTGTAATagttattttagattatttatcacacaattaatattatagttataattataaaccaattaaaacaaatatttagtAGTCTTGACTTAAATTGAGAGGTGGTTAAAGCTTTTATcatattcttgttatttttatctgattacttaaatattattttatgctttcaatttttaattaatagtattttgttataaattagattaattttcattttattattaaaaaattatattatttaataaaattaaaaaaacagataaactaatattaaaaccCTATCACATGTATGTGGAAACTATGGGTTTAGAGCACGACGTATTcctaacatacaataaataataaaatgtatagttTGAAACTAAgtaattataataacatatgaaatatatatacgatattaaaataataaattatagtaaaacaaaatttaaacacatactATATCATAGAAACAATACTAAATTAAGCGTGCTAGCTGAGTAGTAAATTAAAGGATTTACTAATGCAATTGATTTGGGTTCAAatcttattataatttttaaaattaaaaaactaaaatatcctcaaataatatatttaattttaattatgaaaatatattcataattaaataattgagttgATGCTTGAATAAAGATGACACCAACTCAGTAAAACacttaaatatcaattattatgaatgcaatttatgttgattatttatttaggtATTTTTCCAGATTACTTGGATGATATTCAACGTTGCCAagcagatttcttctttctttgacCGCACAAAAACGTTAACCAAGAAGATTTCAACTTTATTGGGTTGTTGAAGAAACAGACATTTTCACcgttatttaaattctaatgtTACCCTCGGGTTTATAACTTGATTAGgaaaatgataagaaaaatcattctataattaaaataaataatattattcaaaattattgtagtttttcatttaaaagttaataaaatatataaatgagatTTGAACTCAGTCAACTgcgttaataaaatttttaattaaccatttagttaaagttttattttggttttttatatatttaattttattatgtttatagtTGTATGTATTAAAACgtatttaattgagttggtgtcacaagttaacttGACACCTACTGAAAATTAATGACAAcaccatgataaataatttattatattttttcattttaataatgcacgtgttattattaattagtttcaaatcatttattttattaatgtatgttatttttaacatatatttgtGTCCTAAATTTATAGTTTCCACGTGCATACGcaagtgataaaatttttaattattattatagacgtcattaaacttaaaaatcaaaatatatagaggtgataaattttttattttatattataaaagtatattttgaagttgttttttaaattttacaagcgtatttagggtctgtttgattgacgtaattgattttccggaaaatcatttctaacttttccagagtttgattggcggaaaacattttccatttggaaaatgaactccaaaacaagggaaaatgggttacattttagggaaaatgtcttaccctttcaatttccgtaagacattttccgtgctctcctctctatcgcctccttcattccttccttcatttccagtagaaaattgcttctgtttatcgattttccaataacttgttttttaaattattcaatacttgtttttttaacacaattacaaataatttatttgatattagtttttttcaatttataacgatcaatattgtagcttaataattgagtattgttataaataaatcattgcaatatatgtaaaaacaatttaaaatataaaaatttattaatacatattaatatatgcaaaaataacttttccgaaaaatattttcagaaatcatcaaatagcaaaaatattttacatgattcaatcaaacaccgaaaatattttccaagaaatcattttacgaaaagtaaaatatttttaaatcattttacggaaaatattttcctggCAATCAAATAGTTTGGCGAAACTCTATAAATAATATGTGAGATAATTTTTAACACTTACAACACTTTAAATTTGGTTATGAAAGTTCAGAAACAGTAAATgagataatttttattattcttgttattAATATGAGTTTTATAAAGTAAACgaatgggaaaaaaaaaaggttgaaccTATTTCTGAAATGCCTAAAAATTGACTTCATACGGGATTATATGTTTGGAGGTGAAGAATTGGAAGAAGCAGAGGTTCTCCCATAGAGGACCCGGGAAAAAGTAGTAGTAATGAAAAAGTGAGTGGGAAAGTGGCATCTTTACTTTCTAAAACATGTGGGAATTGAAATCAGAATGTGCAAGTGTTTGGTGGAGCACTGGTGAGGTGGAGAATAAGCTTAATTGATGGAATTCTCTTTAAAGTAATAACCAttatattctttcaatttctcaaaGGAATTAAGCAACCTTATTCCCCacttctatatatatacaaatccTTATTCCCCACTAATTAGGCGTTCCATAAAATTTGGGCAGCATTtgcattaattcaatttaattatgatattttataaaaatttaattgatgtACTGCGAATACTCCTCGATCTAGACCAAATCAACAAGGCTATTCTAACCAAACCTAGCAACTTCATAAGCaaccattttttataaaataagtaggaatgACAACATTGAGGCTCATAAGCTTGTGCATCTTCTATTTCTCTTAAtggtatattttttttcttggataCTTGATCTTTGAATAAAGGcaagtttttctttaaaaaaattatacaaagtaaATATGCtgtagattttattatttacttttagtATACCCatctaataaatatattttgttatttattataaacataatttaaaagattattttaattggaGCAAAATATTCGAGTGAAAAGTTATTGCTCCCACTATGACCACTCAAAGGCACAACTGAATATGAAGTCGACTTGTCCAATCGGCCCAGTAGGCCCGGCCTGCCATAGGTGAGTTTGGGCAAGGTTCTCTTATCTTTggcccaacccaacccaatccaaactataatattagaaattatcTTTTAATCAGTAAAATGGGCTATTTCAACAAATTATGTTGgcctgttttaaaaaaattcaacacaTACTCTCTCTATTTTCCCCTTGTATAAGCATGCATTTGGTAAGCTACACAAACATCAGCATTcaacacaataattaataatcatGTATTCATATGTATAGCAATGGCATATTTCCGATGCCTTATGATTATAAAAAAGAATTTAGTGTAATGGAGAGTTAAGACCCTCTTGAGATGAAAGAGAGTGGAGAGGCTGGTGGCGCTTGGAAGAAGCCAGAGATGGTACCTTCCTGAAGGAAGGCCTTTTATCAAGATGCTCTAGTGTCTTTTTTGCATAAATTTCTTGCAAAAATGGTGAAGCCTTTTCCTTCATCTTCAGAATGATGAAGAAGATAAGGCGGTAACATATAAGGATGACCACCACTGCTGTTAAATCCCACCACTTGGACCGGTCTACCGAAACCCCAAAGTACTTGGTAATGATTTCATCCCCGGTTAGTTTCCGATCCCCTGGTAGTAATGGGTCGAATTCCAGGCCTATGAAATCGTTCTTGTACGCCCCCTACATCATTGTTCCATGCAAAATTAGTGATTGTTAAGTAACTAGCTTCATTAAGGAAGGAATTGCAGCATACCTGAAGTGCCCATGAGCTAAAACTGATATACGAAATGGGGTAACGCCAGAATATCTTAGGAAGATCAGGCAGCAACCTGAAGAAGCCTGATGTCATCATTAGAATCCCCTGAAAATGAAAAACCTTGGGAGTTAGAAACTTAAACAGATAAAGAGAGATGATAATCAAGTAACTTGGGATTTCACTTACGATAATTCCGGCACCGGTTACGATTCCCATAAGGTAATTAGGAACCATCGAAGCTACCACCATCATGAGGCTCTCAATCACAGCGATGCTGAAGAAGATATTGAGACAAAAGAAGGCATAATGCGAAAATCCGGATCGAAATTTCACCAGGTAAAATGTTATGGTTCCTGTGATAAGTGAAATCGTAACTAGGAACGGAAATGCAGACAAGAAATTGGAAAGTGTATAAGCCGCAACTCCATAATATCCATTCAGCCTTTCTTTATTGAAAACCTGTTAAAAAAAACAACGGAAAATATTACATGACAATGCCAATGTTTGTCTGCTTTAACTCAACTGAACTAAACACAGGGATAGTTCCGTTTTACCTTCAATTCTTCGATGAAAGAAGGAAAACCTCCGATGGACATGAAGGTCATGAAACCTGTAATAAATGCACCGCAGGCTACTCGGGCAAGGATTGCAGTATTGCCATATCCGACATCATAGAAGACGGTTCCCACACAAATAGATACAAGTATGTATATCACAATCCTTGCCCAGTAATATCCTACATCTCTACACATGTTGACAAATGATCGTTTTGTCAATGTTGTAAGTTGCTTCCACCATGTTGCTTGACTTCCACTTTTTGTTTCTACCTCAAGTCCTTCCTGAAATTACATAAAAACTGTTTCAGCCATTGCTTTATATTTCAGGCTTTTAGACATCGAATTGAAGCTATGGTTTTGATTGCTTACAATTTTAGATATTTCTTGACTCCTAGCTCGAGCCATTTTCGCGTACTTTGAGTCCCGGTACTTTTCGACAAGGGCAGACTTGATCTGTGCTGTTGCCATCTCCATGAAAGGATCCGAGGATGTTGGTTTATCCTAAATAAATGATACGAAAGATCAACTGTTTGGACATTAATTGTAATCATAATTCCTAACAAAGCAGAACAGTGTGGAACAATGCTTACGCGTAGTCTTTGAGAACCCTTCAATGTGGCAGTTATGGCGTCAAAGTCCGAATTTATACATCGGAGGAAGTGATCCGAAGGGTTTCTTCTACTTGGGCATGGAAAACCAGCTTCAGCAAAGAACTGTGAAGATCAAAGCTATGGAATTAGATTACAAGCACATCAAACTCATGCGATGCTTGTTTGTTCCAAGTTTGCTATACCTGGACAGCCATTTTTGCCTCCCCAAAATAAACAGTTTCACCACCAGATAACAAGAAAAGGTCATCAAACAGAGCAAAAACTTCACTACTGGGCTGGTGAATGGAAGAGACAACGGTCCTCCCATCGCGAGCTATGTTCCGGAGAGATTGAACCACAAAGAAAGCAGAGGCACTGTCAAGGCCGCTAGTAGGTTCATCCAGGAATAACAATTTGGGCATCGTGAGGATCTCAAGTGCAATGCTAAGTCTCTTCTTCTCCCCACCACTTATTCCTCTTCGATGCCAATTCCCAATCACTGTGTCACCACAGTCTTGAAGACCCATTTCCATGATTGTTCCCTCCACAATGTCTTTCACTTCTTCTTTGCTCAACGTGGTCGGAAGCCTTAAATGAGCTGAGTATGTTAAAGTTTCTCTTACTGTTAGAGTTCCCAACATCACATCCTCCTGAGTTACATAAGCCTGACAATTTCAATCAATTCTTTATGTGTTAGCGTAAACATGCCTGAAAAATATTTGCTCTCCAGTGCGTTCTTGAATGAGAAATTATCAAATACTCATTGTCAGACTCCACTACCAGAATTAGTATATTGACACATACCCTTTCTCATACATAATAAAAACTGAGAcgtcataatttcataatttgtaaaaaaagaaaaacttacaACAGCACCATACTCTAGTCTCTTCTTCTTTccatttaaaaggatatttccGGTCATGACCACATTTCTGGCAAGTCTACCTGCACCAAGAACATCGATCAAGGtgttatttcatatattatgttaatatcaaTTGTGAATAATGTCAGGCAgtccatttttaataatatttactagcTAGGAAAAATGGGCTTTATATACGTGAAACGATATCGTATCAATTAGTTTAATCAACTTTAcctgttttaattttaaaaattccttGGTagtatcaataaataaaagattaaaagtaGCTATAagtgagagaaagagagagagaatagGAATTAATGAAAGACTATTTTTTCGGTCCAATCATTTTACTGGGCGAggaccttttattttctttaatcgtCGGCATCAAACGTAGGGTTCTTGCTGAAAGGGCACCAATTTAATACCACCTACCACCTAACtacaaaattattatgtttataaaaCTTCTCtgcttgcttttttttttctttttctttaaagctaaatactaataaattaatatgaaaagagGTTTCATAGATAATAAAAAGCAAAATTGAAATTCCTTACTcgcaataattttatatactaaaatgatcacttcttttatataaatttagacCATATGCTTTGATATCTTTTGAGATATCTTGAATAGAATATTTGGGATTACTATTCCTTCttgtgttaaaatttatatttcttttcactATTAATCATGTTAAACCTAAACTAGGCAATTgccaaattcaaggttatccCATTCCGGGGAGGAAAATGTAAGCAAAAAGTTCACGAGAAAATAGGAGGGGTCCGCTTTATTCAAGAAAGGAGTTAGGGCAATTGAAGGCGGAAGGTGGATGATGGCAGTTCGTAGTTAGCTATTGTTGTCAAAATGCGATTACATAATTCCATGGAGCCCTGTCATACCATATCATCAATGCTGCAGTTATTACCTATAATTCAATATTCAGAATGCATTTTCATTTATAGTTttgaacattttaaatatttttataaattttaatatttaaatattggaTAAAAGATGAACTCAATAATTGATGTTTATCGCTGTTTTCATGCCACAATTTGAACTACcatcaattattaatttaattgaaacaaTCAATTCACCgaccaaatttttatttctctaaGTATATATACTTGATTTTAGTAAAAACctgagaaagaaaatataatatatacacaaaccttaaataaaatatatatatgttatatacaaatatagttttttaaaataaacatttgatACTCTTAATTAGCGACAagaatttaatagatttatttaaacataaaaatttaaattacatctTAATCAATCTCATCCTCTTaccttaattataaaaaaaaaactcaaagtaaaatagatatatgtataaaaaatataaatatgatttaaaaagaGTCCTTTTAACTCTctctttttatcatttaatttaaagtGAGAAATAATGTTGCATTAAATATGATTGGAAGGATAACTCTTTTGGTGTCCGGCAATTAAAGGCAGTAGACAGAAGACCGCTTTAATTTTCCGGGTACGGTTCTACGGCCTGGGAAAATACTGACAAAAATTATAGTTTCTAAAATTATgtccttttttttcctcttttgattttggtaaaatttatttacttagaaGCCAAATTTTAGCAATTAGACGAGCAATGGGTAAAGTCAAAATGGAGGTTTCACAGAGAGAGGCTGTCCTAAACCAAAAAAAGATAGAGAGCAACCGGTTTTTTAGAATAGGTACAACATAAATTCTTTCACCCCATTAATCGTTTCTCATTAtccattaattaaatattatcaattcatctaaatatttaatctaatgaTAAATAACATCAAAGAGtcttgaataatataattttttatgatctcaaaatattacttaaaaatagGTTTTATAAGGAAAAAAAGCAACAACGGAAAGAAAATCATATGTAccttatgtttttattatatattcgtgTATATAAGAGGTTTAGTAAATGAGTTGTTTTAATTTGTAACCCTATGGGTTTTTTCTTTCTGAAACTACTTATGTGATTCAGTAATCTGGTGTTATGTCGGAGACTTTGAAGGAAAAAACTCTTTTAGTATGTTTTTTTCTATATGCACCATATTCAAAACCGAAACTTTACACAACATTACTGCATATGATTTTcagataaataaaaggaaatggggcaaagcaaagaagaaaaacctGCAAGAGAGTCAAGCAGAGTAGATTTTCCGGAACCAGAAGGACCCATAATGGCCATGATTCTGCCAGGCTCAGCATATCCACTAAGTCCTTGAAGCAACCTTTTGGTTGGTTTATTACCAAAGTTTGGCAACACCACCGTGAGGTCCTGCCAAACCAAGTAAACACCCCTGAGCTCATCCTCATGAGAAGCGCCACCGGCACCTTTCTTACTGCAGCTTGCTACCTCTATCTCCATAGCATCAGAAAGTGGGAAAACAAAGGagagaagaaaagaatgaaaatatagcCATCAACATTCAACGCACTTTGGGAGATGTTATTGGCGTGTTAGGGTTTCAATAACGATCACCAAACAACTAACCATTAATGCAGTTCCTGTGAATGGAGACTCATACCACAAGCATGGGCCAGTGTGAGAAATAGAAATtcagataataaataaatatacaggTGGATGAGAAGCATATGGGTGGGCATTGGCAAGTGGAAGAAATAAATGAGTTTGAATCCAATGCCAAAAGTTGCATTCATGACTCACTTCTACCTTCTTTATTGTccttcattttccatttttcttttttgtccattctatttctattcatttttctaaaatactatttttatattacaGAAGTATTTTTTATGATAGATAAGAGTATGATTTGTAAAAGCATCGAATTTGaaactaatattaaatattattcaaCATTCAAACATAGGttattttttgcaattttaataTGGTATTAATTATTTCTCTGTTAAATTTACCACATGTTTGAtatcaaaaccctaaaccaacaAACTTATTCTGTACATCTGAAAACGTCTAAAGCAATAACATGAGAAATACAACTAAGGGAGCTATTCCAAAACAAAAGAGTTGGCATAccattatatcatttaaaatgaataataaattatataattgattgTTGCAGATTCGTGTATGGTTTCCATGTATGCCTCTTCAGCGCCTGTCCTCACAATTTTCTTTACCATcataattacaattacaatatcattataaatacatatatagattaACAATTACTGTTGGGTGTAATCTTAAGAGGAGAACGGGGTTTGAACCTTAGAGATAACAGTGTTAAAAGGACCAGCCACAAACTTcgaacataaataataaaatgaacgtgaaaagtacaaaaaatatatatatccaagCAACTATCAAATAGaatcaaatcaatatataaaatcaaaccgACGAAAAATCAAAACTAGACAAAATTCACCTACGATAAAATGTACATGGTGAAATCCACGCATGACAAATTGACAATTACACATATAATGAAACACAAACTTATATGTCTTCATCTTCCAACCTCACCATGTGTAGTTGGTTAGTCAATTTTAgtctaaattattttgattctta
This sequence is a window from Gossypium raimondii isolate GPD5lz chromosome 5, ASM2569854v1, whole genome shotgun sequence. Protein-coding genes within it:
- the LOC105769524 gene encoding ABC transporter G family member 15, with translation MEIEVASCSKKGAGGASHEDELRGVYLVWQDLTVVLPNFGNKPTKRLLQGLSGYAEPGRIMAIMGPSGSGKSTLLDSLAGRLARNVVMTGNILLNGKKKRLEYGAVAYVTQEDVMLGTLTVRETLTYSAHLRLPTTLSKEEVKDIVEGTIMEMGLQDCGDTVIGNWHRRGISGGEKKRLSIALEILTMPKLLFLDEPTSGLDSASAFFVVQSLRNIARDGRTVVSSIHQPSSEVFALFDDLFLLSGGETVYFGEAKMAVQFFAEAGFPCPSRRNPSDHFLRCINSDFDAITATLKGSQRLRDKPTSSDPFMEMATAQIKSALVEKYRDSKYAKMARARSQEISKIEGLEVETKSGSQATWWKQLTTLTKRSFVNMCRDVGYYWARIVIYILVSICVGTVFYDVGYGNTAILARVACGAFITGFMTFMSIGGFPSFIEELKVFNKERLNGYYGVAAYTLSNFLSAFPFLVTISLITGTITFYLVKFRSGFSHYAFFCLNIFFSIAVIESLMMVVASMVPNYLMGIVTGAGIIGILMMTSGFFRLLPDLPKIFWRYPISYISFSSWALQGAYKNDFIGLEFDPLLPGDRKLTGDEIITKYFGVSVDRSKWWDLTAVVVILICYRLIFFIILKMKEKASPFLQEIYAKKTLEHLDKRPSFRKVPSLASSKRHQPLHSLSSQEGLNSPLH